CTTATATTTTTCAGTGTGCTCACATGTACCAACTGCATAATATGATGTGGGATCAACGGAGAGGCTCAGACGGCTGCTGTgtgatgaggaagaagaaggtggaacctgcttctccttccctccctctccacagTGCACTCCCAACACAGTCTATTACAGAGATGGTGCTGTGATTGATAGTGTTGCAGGAGGCCTGCTCAGAGGCCCTGGGCTCAATAATGACAAATGTTCTATTCAGCCAGCCTCACTTGATTTCTGTCAGTTGGCCTCTAACACTCACTAAGAACACAGATAATCTGTCAAGTTATCGATCACTAAAGGCAGATACATTTCAGCAAAGAACCACAATCAATAACCACAGCTGTGCATGGACGATATAAAAGTGTTTAATCATAAATAATTGAATCAGACGATCACAGACAAGCTGTACATATCAGCATCATTGATGGATATGGTGATTGAACATCTATTCGGGGATGACTGGATATTTTGGGTGTTATTATGCCCTGGAGAGGAGACCCTTCACAGGGTGGCATCACACGccgtccttctcttctctcctcgaTGCATCAGTAAACTGTGTCTGCTGAAAGCCATCCCCTAGCAGCTCACCACATtatatatcacacacacacacacacacacacacacacacacacacatcctcttcaGTGCATTCATCTTAAACAATTCATAGCTGCATTGACAACAAGTTGTTTGCGTTAATTTCCGCATCAGTGGACATTAGAGACATAGTTTAGAGACATTATGTGCTCAGTTGTGATTTAGTTCGAtgttagatgagaagatgttATATCGATACAGTAAACATCCAGGTATGATCAGCTGACAGTTAGTATAGCTTAGCTTGAAGACTGGATATAGCAAGCCTGGGTCAGTCCAAGGACAAAGCATCTGCCTGCTCATGATGTATCTGGTTTGTTAGAAAGGCAATTAAACTGTTAAATGTTGGGACAACCTCCTATGATGAGGAGGTTGTCCCTCCTCATCATATTCAGGAGGGACAACCATAGGAGGGACAACCATAGGAGGGACCAACCATAGGAGGGACAACCATAAAGGGCAAAGAGGGGCTgatagaaagagggagagacagacagggagacactgTGTACAAGCCAGCAGCCTCTGGTAAAGGGACTGATGCGAAAGAAAATGTAGAAATCAAAGAAAAGGGTAGAAATAGAGTATAGAAATATATAACGTACAAGTTACACAGTACATAAAACAGCTCTTTGTATCTGTGGTGTATTTAAACTCTAGACAGGTGAACCCTGCAGCAATGACGACAAATGGCTTACAGTGGTAAGACACTGAAATCCGAAAGCTCGGCTGCAAATGGGTGTCTTCCATTCTGAGCTGCATCTTCGcgaaaacacacataaacagtaaACACAGACGTCCACATAGACTTATAAGGGGGTAGGGTAGGACCCAATAAGTTACACAACGACCCTGCTGCCCCCTCCTGTCAAAACAGGTGCCAGTCAATAAGAGTATGAAGCAGAATTATCCTTGGtcacaaaaagagaagagaaataaatataCACCACAAGGGTGAATTGCTCGAACTGCAATCAGATAATTGTGTGCCCTCTCCTCTATAAGTTTGCTGTCAACAAATAACATCGATGgtgcgtctctctctgtctcagtaaCCAAGCGGGGCAGCAGGCCACCTCTCCTGGGCTCTCGGCCTGTGTTTTGCTTGTCAGCCACTTCCAGGGCTGCGTCTCTTCCCAGCAGCAATGTCTGTGGGGACCGGTCCAGACAACATAAGGTCCTAATGGCACTCCTTATcattaaaaaatttaacaatTATCCTCTGGCATCTCAGTCGGGGATGTTTATcttaaatacagtctatggttataTGGATTCACATCTCTCAGTAAATAATAACATTCAACTATTCAGCCAAGCCACAGGCTAAatagtattttatatttgaaaatgCTTTACATGGCTCATGGATCAGGCTGGGCGACCTCCTAACTGAATTTTCCTCAGGGTGCCAGGGCAAGAGTAGCTTTCAAGGGAGTCAAGGCTACACACATTTGTTGGAGCATCTCTTGAATCTCAATTGATGGAAGGCGGCTTATTTTCACACTCCTCCAGGCTCCTGGTGAGTGGAGGGGATACAATCATTAGAGTAGAGAACAGACAAGAGCCTGGCTGACGAATGACCTTGGCCCTAAATACCCTTCCAGTAAtgtatggagtgtgtgtgtgtgtgtgtgtgtgtgtgtgtgtgtgtgtgtgtgtgtgtgtgtgtgtgtgtgtgtgtgtgtgtgtgtgtgtgtgagacactaTAATGTGCTATTAGAGGATTGGGGCTAGTATAATTCTATACATTCCATATATTGTCATCAAATTCCATTAAATATCCAAAACTAACGATTAATTAATCCTTCAAACAAGTGTTGTGTTAAAAGCATGACGTATCTAATTTCTCCATAGTTGTACGAATACTTTCAAATTATTTAGTCGGATAATTTTGTGCGTGACATGTCCTGGGCACTGTCATTTGCTGCCAGACCCACATACACCATCCTGCTTTAAATACTCCACAGCTGAAAATAGAGCCAAACAAATGCACTTTTTACTGATTCTCAAGCAGTTGTtctcatcattaaaaaaaatacacgcAGTAAAACAACATTCACAATTAAGTTTGATATACATCAtgtttacaaaaagaaataaaatcattGCATGTGTTACAAAGCAATGCAATAAACCAAGACAAGGGGGGAGTGGTATAATGTCTGCTTCCATTCATACTCTGggttcgagagagagagagaactcatCTATGAATCATATGCTGATGTTACATCATCAGTCTGGGGCACAAAAAGGTATGACCTGGCTGATACACTAAGGATAGTTAGGTGCAGGGGAGTCTATTAAAAACACCTTAGACTAATCCCACTGCTGTTATGAGAGCTTAGCCCAGTGTCAACAGATATCAGTAATTTATGCAATGCAAGGTTCTGTGACTCATTATCAGGGAAGTGTCTGCTGTCTGTGAAACTCAgggttctctctgtctctgtctccgtcaCACAATGAATCATTGATGGTGTTTTAGAGAAATAACTGAGCAGTGATTATTATTGCAGAGGGCAACAGGGAATGTGAGCAACTCCCTGGCAGTTCATCACGTGAGTGAGCTGGCTGTGTTCCCCCTGTCTTATcctgagaaagaaagacaacgTTCCAGCGCTGCAACCACGGAGCCAAGATGGCCGTCGCAATGcccgctgctgccgccgcccACAGCCGCCCACAGCTGACCACAGCTGCCAGTCCTAGGGTGGGCGCTTTTTTCTACTCTGATGctcatcttttttcttttttttgcaaagtGAAGGGTGATGATGAGGGATGCCGTGTGCAGACCTCCGCTGTGCGTCACATGACTCCATGAGGCGGCGTCCTCGTTCAATGAAGAGTGTTAAAGCCTGAGAGTTTTTGCCAGTGTGTGGTGATTCAGAGCACTTACCATGCTCCCTGATTATAACGTCAGTAACTCTAGGTGAATGAATTTGCAGGATCCTGCTGAGACATAGAATGAAGTCGTTTGCATCACACGACGCAGAGCTGAGCAAGCCGTGTACCCATGGTGACTTTCCTCTAGCCGCTGCTAGTCTGCAAAAGGatgaagtaaaaatacataatcaGTACCCCAGATATTCATATGGACAATTATTTGACAAATTCAGCCTCTGCTTTATCTTTTTCAATGTCCACATTGTGCTTgaaaacacccacacatactCTTCCAAGCACAGAGAATACTTGTACCAGAGGCCAGGACAATAAATTCATTATTGCGTTAACCCTGATGAGCACAAGGACCAACATACCAGGAGGACGGCCTTCAGGAGGGCAAAATACTACAGCTTGTTTACTCTTAACAGGGGTCACATTACAACACGTCAtgctttatatttgttttattcagctCCTATTGTCGCTGAGACATCTCACAGAGGTGCATTGACAGAAAATATGAAGGCCAGTCCCAATGCAACTGCAAAAGTGACACAACGGAAACATAATCACAATGGAAGTAAGCCACAACGAGTGATGACAATGAAACGAGTAGAGTTGCTTACAGTTACTTTTTCTTGCTGCGGTCAAGCAAGCTGTTGTTTGTTATTTGAGGTGTTAGGGCACAGGtgccttttcccttttcctaTACCACAACACCTCAAATAAACAAGCACcacattttacacaaacaacaGCAGTTGTGTTATTATTcgtgcatttgtgtttgtggctTTTGCATTAGTCTTTTCTGTGTGCGCTTAAGTGAGACGTCTCGGCCGTCGTACATATCTCTGTTACAAAAGCGGCTATGTAAAAGAAGGAAATCCACTGTTCCCTGTGTTTGTTCAAAAATAAATTTATGAAGACTGCTGGGGAAATAACTGAACACAAAACACTTCAAACTAATAACAAGACATGAAcagcaaatataaataaaataggaaaattaaattatattattgtgtttttacgAGGTCAATGGAACTATGTTCATCTCCACAGCTATGAGAACTCAGGCTAATAATGAAGAGGATGCTCCTCATTAAGATTTAGTAAAATACAAAGGTCAGAGGAAACTGAATGCGCTGCAGGCGACATGTGGTTTCTCGGCCAGCAGGTATTCTTCCTCTCCATACCCCCAAAGGTGCTTCACTCCAAGATGCTCATCACGGTCAGAGGCACCATCTTAATATAGCCTACACTTTATCACGCTAAAGATGTGTTCAGTTTTCAGTTGACAGAACATGGGATTCACATGTGTCGGAGATACGTTACCTGAATGTGTGGACTTGGACTGACTAGTAGCCACAGTGGTCATGTCTGCTGGTATACCCACGTACACACCACCATAGTTCCTGAGAAGAGAGGAGTTAATGATTATGTCATGTTCGTTCTCAGTTGAATATAGAGTCATCTGttgataaattataatatatgttgatttatatttatgtcattTCCACTATTCTTGACATGTATCAAATCTTTCTAATCATAataaggtttttgtgatgtcaGGAACTTCTTATGTGTTTAAGTGTTTTCAacagtttttcagcaggattacacaactgGACAGATAACCAGTGCATGCATTTGAAATTGGTCAGGAAACAGTCTTTAAAAGATTGGTGCAGATCTTGATCTGGGGCGGacacaggatgttttttttttcacattctttAACTGATAGGACGTTGATTTCGTAGAGAATAATACATGAATCTTTATGAAAAACTATCTGAggtgcagatacaaataaaaatctggatctggtgaGTTTCAAAGGGACTGTTGTGTCAAGTCAAGAGCAAGTTAAAACTCTTTCAATTCTAATTTATTAATCCGTTTatacctttgttttttttcctggtgtGACATATCAAcgtaaatgtactgtaaataattcaatgattattatttattattaatagatAATAATTGCAGAGAATAAACTGGAGACATGTAATAAAGTACCTTCTTTTCTCATCGTCTACCGGAGGATCTTCTGTCCTGATAGAGAGAAGAAGCACAGGTCAGGTCAGCTCAATAGAAATTCACAAACAAAGAAAGTCATGAGACGCAGATTGTAAAGATTGTAAACACTGAACTGCGGAGGCAAAGTCACATGTCTGCAAAGTATTTGAGGTACGCTTCATTAGCCCTGTAGGGAAAACAGCTCATTCTCTTCTGGGAAATCTCAAATGCAAAATTTGATTTGAGGTTTAAACCAGACGACTGAACAACCAGTTTCCAAAGACctcatttttttccttcttgttATTGTTTGCTCGTTTTTCAAGAGCTGCTCACATCATGTTGgactacctgtgtgtgtgtgtgtgtgtgtgtgtgtgtgtgtgtgtgtgcgcgcgcgtgtgtgtgtgtggatgtgtgtgcatgtgtgtgcgtgtgtgtgtgtgtgtgtatgtgtgtgtgcgtgtgtgcgtgttttgcTGTGCACTACAGTCCTCAGAAGAAGTGATTAACCTCAGTTAGTCAGTCATGTACTGCTGTCAGCTCTCATGGGTCCTGTGCTGGCTGCTTAGATTGTTATCaagaagtgcacacacacacacacacacacacacacacacacacacacacacacacacacacacacacacacacacacacacacacacacacacacacacacagacacacacacacacacacacactgattccaGGAAATGCTTTGAAGATACTGCTCCTCCCAAAGCTTTGATTAAAGCtaacacagaaaaacatgaaaagaaatAACACTGAATATATAAAGTTTAGTGTTGTTGATTTGTGAAGGAGAGATGAAAATGAATCATAGTTGAATCATCATCAttgaaagtgaagctacaggagctCTCAA
Above is a genomic segment from Pleuronectes platessa chromosome 7, fPlePla1.1, whole genome shotgun sequence containing:
- the LOC128445008 gene encoding overexpressed in colon carcinoma 1 protein, producing the protein MGCGNSSVTGGTGEGPAEASKEETEDPPVDDEKRRNYGGVYVGIPADMTTVATSQSKSTHSD